The Actinomyces faecalis genome includes the window GGCGACCTCGTTGCCCTCACGGTCCAGGACGACGACGCGGTTGGGCACGTCCCCGAAGCCCGTGCCCTCACCGACGGCGTTGACCGCCAGGAGGTCGGCTCCCTTACGACGGGCCTTGGCCGCCCCGTGGGCGAGCACGTCACCGTCCTCGTCCCCGGTCTCAGCCGCGAAGCCGACGACGAGCGTCCTGCCCTGACGTCGCGGCGGGTCGCTGACCAGCTCCGCGAGCACGTCAGGGTTCTCGACCAGACGGATGCTCAGGGCGTCAGTGGCACGGTGGGAGGCGTCTGCCTGCCCGTCCAGGGCGTGCTTCTTGATCTTGGTACCCGCCACCTGCGCCGGTCGGTAGTCGGCCACAGCCGCCGCCATGACGACGACGTCGGCGTCCCGGCCTGCCCGACGCACCGCCTCACGCAGCTCCAGCGCGGTGGGGGCCTGGACGACCTCGGCCTGCGCCGGCAGGTCACGCAGGACCTCGGCCTCGATATTGGCCGCCACGAGCGTCACCCTCGCGCCGAGCCGGGCGGCCTGGGCAGCGATCGCGACGCCCTGGCGCCCGGAGGAGCGGTTGCCCAGGTAGCGCACCGGGTCGATCGGCTCGCGCGTCCCGCCGGCTGAGACGACGACGTGCCGACCGGCCAGGGGCTGGGACGCCGACGGATCACCCGTGCGGCCAAGGACCGCGAGGGCCTCGGCCACGACGCGCTCAGGCTCCGGCAGCCGGCCGGGACCCGAGTCCGCACCCGTCAGGCGCCCGGAGTCCGGGTCGATGACCGTCAGCCCGCGACGACGCAGCGTCGCCACGTTCTCGACCGTGGCCGGGTTGAGCCACATCTGGGTGTGCATGGCCGGCGCCAGGACCACCGGGGCGCTCGTGGTCAGGATCGTGGCGGTCAGCAGGTCGTCAGCGCGCCCGGCCGCCACTCGGGCGAGCAGGTCCGCCGAGGCGGGAGCCACCAGCACCAGCTCCGCCCACTCCCCCGTGGCCACGTGCTCCACGGCGGCTGGGTCGTCAAAGACCCCCGTGCCCACCGGGCCTCCCGAGACGGCAGCCAGGGCCGGGGCCCCGATGAAGCGCAGGGCGGCCTGGGTCGCCACCACCTTGACCTCGTGACCGGCCTGGCGCAGCAGCCTGATGACACCAGGCGCCTTGTAGGCCGCGATCGACCCCGACACACCGACGACAACGCGCCGCGGCCCGCTACGGGCCGCGGCGCGCTCGTCCCTGACCGACGACGCCACGTCGGCTCAGAACTGGATGTCGTCCAGGCTGGTGGCGGCGTTGCTGCCGTCCTGCCCCTCGGTCTCGCCCAGCGAGACCGGAGAGTCCAGCGAGATGTCGGAGAACATGTCCGCCTCAGCGGCGCGGCGGGCTTCCTCAGCCTCGGCGCGACGGGCGCGAGCGACGTCACCGGGGATGACCTCGAGCTTGTCCTCGACGACCTCGCGCAAGGCGATGCCCAGAGGCTTCTCCTCAGGGTCGACCTCGACGAGCGGGCCGAAGTACTCCAGCTGGTTGTCCTCCAGCTGCTGGGTGTAGCTGTTGATCTGACGAGCGCGCTTAGCGGCCTCCACCACGAGCCCGTACTTCGAGTCGACCTTCTCCAGGAGGTCGTCGATCGGCGGGTTCGTGATGCCCTCCGGCTTCGGGGAGGTTCCGAGCATGTGCGTGACCTGCTTTCGTCATCGTGTGCCAGGCCTTGTCAGGCCAAGCGGTAACCGGGACAGTCTAGCCTGCCAGGCCAAGAAGAGTCTCGAGCTCGTCGGTGGTACGCGCCACGGTGTCGTTGACGATCGTGACGTCGAACTCGCCCTCGGCCGCCATCTCCGTGCGGGCCGTGGCCAGGCGCCGTTCCTGCTCGGCCGCGTCCTCGGTACCGCGGCCCTTGAGACGGGCCACGAGCTCCTCCCAGCTGGGAGGAGCGATGAAGACGAGCCGGCAGCCTGGCATCGAGCGACGCACCTGGCGGGCGCCGTCGAGGTCGATCTCCAGCACCGCCGGCCGTCCGGCCGCGAGCTCGGCGTCCACCGGACCACGAGGGGTGCCGTAGCGGTAGCGACCGTGGACCAGGGCCCACTCCAGCATCTGTCCGTGCTCCACGAGCTGGTCGAACTCGGCGTCGGTGACGAAGCGGTAGTGGACGCCGTCGACCTCGCCGGGGCGGGGAGCACGCGTCGTGGCGGACACCGAGACGAAGAGGTCAGGGTGACGACGCCGCAGCTCAGCGACGATCGTTCCCTTGCCGACTGCCGTCGGCCCGGCGATCACAGTGAGAGCAGGACGTGCGCCGCCGGGGGCGGGCTGGGGGCAGGGAGGGGGGGCCGGGGAGCTCATGGCACCATCATGCCAGGCACCGTGAGCCCTCCAGCCGCCCCTGTCCGACTCACCCGTCAGCCGCGCAGCGCGCTGACGGCGCTCGCCGTCGCCTCCTGCGCGGCCCGCTGCAGGTCCGCGGCCTGAGGGCCGGCACGCAGCACGCCGCGGGAGGTGGAGGCCAGGACCTGGGTCCGTGCCCGCCCGAAGACCTGCTCCAGCTCAGCCGCGCCCGCTCCCTGGGCCCCCACGCCGGGTGCCAGGAGCGGAGCGTTGGACGCTGCGAGATCGAGCCCGAGCCGGCTGACGGCGTCACCGGTCGTCGCTCCGACGACGAGGCCGACGCTGCCCAGCGTCCCGGCCGAGCGCGCGGCGGCGTTGAGCCCGGCCACGGCGGCGACGACGACGCCGGCCACCGACCGTCCCTCGTCGTCGCGAGCGTGCTGGACGCTGGGTCCCTCCGGGTTGGAGGTCAGTCCCAGCACGAACAGACCGCGCCCGGTCGCCTGAGCCAGCGCTACGGCCGGAGCCAGCGAGCCCACGCCCAGGTAGGGAGACAGGGTGATCGCGTCAGCCGCCAACGGCGCCCCGTCAGCGAGGTAGGCCTGGGCGTAGCCCGTCATGGTGGAGCCGATGTCCCCACGCTTGACGTCCAGGACGCAGAGGGTGTCGGCAGCACGCAGCGCCGCAAGAGTCTCCTCCAGCACCGCCACGCCGGCCGAGCCGTGACGCTCGAAGAAGGCCGACTGCGGCTTGACCGCGGCCACGCGTCCTCCCAGCGCCTCAACCACTCGCAGGGAGAACTCCCTCAGCCCCGCCGCGTCGTCAGCCAGGCCCCAGGTCTGGAGCAGACCTGGATGCGGGTCGATGCCCACGCACAGGGGTCCGTGCTCGTCCATGGCGGCGGCCAGACGAGCCCCGAAGGGCAGGGTCCCGGGAAAGTCCTCGTGGACCTGGTCAGAAAGGCTCATCGCTGGTCACTCCCCTGCTGCCGGGCCGCGCGGTCAGCGTTGTGCTCCTGGAGGCTGCGGACCTTGAAGGGGCCGCGCAGCCGCGCCTCCAGCGCCTGGACCGCGGCCTGGAGCTCCTGGACAGTGGTGATCATCGGCTTGCTCGCGCTGGTGGTCGCTGCGCGGATGGAGTAGCCGTCCGCGCGCGCTCCCTGGCCCTTGGGGGTGTTGACCACCATGTCCACCGCACCGGACTCGATAAGCCCGACGATGGTCTGCTCGCCGCTGTCGCTCACGCCCTCGCTCAGCTTGCGCACAGGCGTGGCGGGGATGCCGTTACGTCGCAGGACCTGAGCCGTCCCCGTAGTCGCCAGGATCGTGAAGCCGAGCTCAGCCAGGCGGGCCACGGGCAGGATGATCGCGCGCTTGTCGCGGTCGGCCACCGAGACGAAGAGCGTGCCCTCGCTCGGCAGCCCGCCGTAGGCCCCGGCCTGGGACTTGGCGAAGGCCCGAGGGAAGTCGACGTCGTAGCCCATGACCTCACCGGTCGAGCGCATCTCCGGCCCCAGCACGGTGTCCACCACCCGGCCCTGCGGAGTACGGAAGCGCTTGAAGGGCAGCACCGCCTCCTTGACCGCGATCGGGTCACAGGGGTCGGTGACCGAGGCGTCCTGCTCAGGCAGGTAGCCCTGGGCCTTGAGGGAGGCGATCGACTCCCCCGCCATGAGCAGGGCCGCGGCCTTGGCCAGCTGGACGCCAGTGGCCTTGGAGACGAAGGGAACCGTGCGCGAGGCGCGCGGGTTGGCCTCGATGACGTAGAGGGTGTCACTCATGAGAGCGAACTGGATGTTGATCAGCCCCCGCACGCCCACGCCGGCCGCAATGGCCTTAGTGGAGCGACGGATCCGGGCGATCTCGGCGTCAGACAGGGTCATCGGCGGCAGCACGCAGGCCGAGTCCCCGGAGTGGATACCGGCCTCCTCGATGTGCTCCATGACCCCGCCCAGGAACAGCTCGTGGCCGTCGTACAGGGCGTCGACGTCGATCTCGATGGCGTCGTCGAGGAAGCGGTCGATGAGCAGGGGGCCGTTGGCGTAGGCGCCGCCGCTCTCCGCCCCGGCCCGGGCCAGGTAGTCCTCCAGGCCCGGGCGGTCGTAGACGATCTCCATGCCTCGTCCGCCGAGCACGTAGCTGGGACGCACGAGGA containing:
- the pyrF gene encoding orotidine-5'-phosphate decarboxylase is translated as MSLSDQVHEDFPGTLPFGARLAAAMDEHGPLCVGIDPHPGLLQTWGLADDAAGLREFSLRVVEALGGRVAAVKPQSAFFERHGSAGVAVLEETLAALRAADTLCVLDVKRGDIGSTMTGYAQAYLADGAPLAADAITLSPYLGVGSLAPAVALAQATGRGLFVLGLTSNPEGPSVQHARDDEGRSVAGVVVAAVAGLNAAARSAGTLGSVGLVVGATTGDAVSRLGLDLAASNAPLLAPGVGAQGAGAAELEQVFGRARTQVLASTSRGVLRAGPQAADLQRAAQEATASAVSALRG
- the gmk gene encoding guanylate kinase, which gives rise to MSSPAPPPCPQPAPGGARPALTVIAGPTAVGKGTIVAELRRRHPDLFVSVSATTRAPRPGEVDGVHYRFVTDAEFDQLVEHGQMLEWALVHGRYRYGTPRGPVDAELAAGRPAVLEIDLDGARQVRRSMPGCRLVFIAPPSWEELVARLKGRGTEDAAEQERRLATARTEMAAEGEFDVTIVNDTVARTTDELETLLGLAG
- the coaBC gene encoding bifunctional phosphopantothenoylcysteine decarboxylase/phosphopantothenate--cysteine ligase CoaBC, which translates into the protein MASSVRDERAAARSGPRRVVVGVSGSIAAYKAPGVIRLLRQAGHEVKVVATQAALRFIGAPALAAVSGGPVGTGVFDDPAAVEHVATGEWAELVLVAPASADLLARVAAGRADDLLTATILTTSAPVVLAPAMHTQMWLNPATVENVATLRRRGLTVIDPDSGRLTGADSGPGRLPEPERVVAEALAVLGRTGDPSASQPLAGRHVVVSAGGTREPIDPVRYLGNRSSGRQGVAIAAQAARLGARVTLVAANIEAEVLRDLPAQAEVVQAPTALELREAVRRAGRDADVVVMAAAVADYRPAQVAGTKIKKHALDGQADASHRATDALSIRLVENPDVLAELVSDPPRRQGRTLVVGFAAETGDEDGDVLAHGAAKARRKGADLLAVNAVGEGTGFGDVPNRVVVLDREGNEVARASGSKAQVARALLDLVAQRLA
- the rpoZ gene encoding DNA-directed RNA polymerase subunit omega gives rise to the protein MLGTSPKPEGITNPPIDDLLEKVDSKYGLVVEAAKRARQINSYTQQLEDNQLEYFGPLVEVDPEEKPLGIALREVVEDKLEVIPGDVARARRAEAEEARRAAEADMFSDISLDSPVSLGETEGQDGSNAATSLDDIQF